A part of Aquaspirillum sp. LM1 genomic DNA contains:
- a CDS encoding DedA family protein, producing MDILQVLIDFFTGYGYFAVFFVLLICGFGVPIPEDITLVAGGVISGLGYTNEHVMFAVGMAGVLAGDAIMFTIGRVYGKSVLKLRFVARTLTPERFVAVQEKFEKYGVWVLFVARFLPGLRSPIFLTAGLTRKVPFWRFLLMDGLAALISVPIWVYLGYFGATNRDWLLTWVHRGQTGLLALIGIAAATLLGYWWIKRRRKAHASELRRAAGRE from the coding sequence ATGGATATTTTGCAAGTACTTATCGACTTTTTCACTGGATATGGCTACTTCGCCGTATTTTTCGTGCTGCTGATCTGTGGTTTTGGCGTGCCGATCCCTGAGGATATTACCCTGGTGGCCGGCGGGGTGATTTCCGGCCTGGGCTATACCAATGAGCATGTGATGTTTGCCGTGGGCATGGCCGGTGTGCTGGCCGGCGACGCCATCATGTTCACCATTGGCCGGGTGTATGGCAAGTCAGTGCTCAAGCTGCGTTTTGTCGCCCGCACGCTGACCCCGGAACGCTTTGTCGCGGTACAGGAAAAGTTTGAAAAGTACGGTGTGTGGGTGCTGTTTGTCGCCCGCTTTCTGCCCGGCTTGCGTTCGCCGATTTTTCTGACTGCCGGGCTGACCCGCAAGGTGCCATTCTGGCGCTTTTTGCTGATGGATGGCCTGGCTGCGCTGATCAGCGTGCCCATCTGGGTGTATCTGGGCTATTTTGGCGCGACCAACCGCGACTGGCTGCTCACCTGGGTGCATCGCGGCCAGACTGGCCTGCTGGCGCTGATCGGCATTGCCGCTGCCACGCTGCTGGGCTACTGGTGGATCAAGCGCCGGCGCAAGGCGCACGCCAGCGAGCTGCGTCGGGCGGCTGGGCGGGAATAA
- the glnK gene encoding P-II family nitrogen regulator gives MKLVSAVIKPFKLDEVREALSTIGVQGVTVTEVKGFGRQKGHTELYRGAEYVVDFLPKVKIDIAIKDELLEQVLEAIEKSAHTGKIGDGKIFVFELEQVVRIRTGETGPDAV, from the coding sequence ATGAAACTGGTATCCGCCGTCATCAAGCCGTTCAAACTCGACGAGGTGCGCGAAGCCCTGTCGACGATCGGCGTTCAAGGGGTCACCGTGACCGAAGTCAAAGGCTTTGGTCGTCAAAAAGGTCATACCGAGCTGTATCGCGGTGCCGAATATGTGGTGGATTTTCTGCCCAAGGTAAAAATCGACATCGCCATCAAGGATGAGCTGCTCGAGCAAGTGCTGGAAGCCATCGAGAAATCCGCCCACACCGGCAAGATTGGCGACGGCAAGATTTTTGTCTTCGAGCTGGAGCAAGTGGTGCGTATCCGCACTGGCGAAACCGGGCCAGACGCGGTTTAA
- a CDS encoding MerR family transcriptional regulator: MTQAGQPQPASGLPISVVERETGIPKDLLRMWERRYGFPQPGRDAQGDRVYPRDQVDKLRTVRRLMDQGFRPGKIIHLSPEALAELSEARRPRANPPAVCARLESLLKSQDGHAIRDELQSQLHGQGLRHFVCDFLPAANQLVGELWMRGVVEIHEEHLYTEQVTRILRETLSVLSAPPAQPRVMLTTCPGEQHVLGLLMAEALLRLAACDVLAFGAEMPLTDIAQAARKHQVDILALSFSQSYDGNPLDTLDSLRSLLPDRVTLWVGGAGCQTVKTSAGRWQVLRSLNELEPLLHHWRQCHPG, translated from the coding sequence ATGACCCAAGCCGGACAGCCCCAGCCTGCCAGTGGCCTGCCCATCAGCGTGGTGGAGCGGGAAACCGGCATCCCCAAGGATTTGCTGCGCATGTGGGAACGGCGTTATGGCTTTCCCCAGCCGGGCCGCGACGCCCAGGGCGACCGGGTGTATCCGCGCGATCAGGTGGACAAGCTGCGCACCGTGCGCCGGCTGATGGACCAGGGCTTTCGCCCCGGCAAGATCATTCACCTCAGCCCGGAAGCGCTGGCAGAACTGAGCGAGGCCCGCCGCCCGCGCGCCAATCCCCCTGCCGTGTGCGCCCGACTGGAAAGCCTGCTGAAAAGCCAGGACGGCCACGCCATTCGCGATGAGCTGCAAAGCCAGCTACACGGCCAGGGCCTGCGCCACTTTGTCTGTGATTTCCTGCCCGCCGCCAATCAGCTGGTGGGGGAATTATGGATGCGCGGGGTGGTTGAAATCCACGAAGAGCACCTGTACACCGAGCAGGTCACGCGGATTTTGCGGGAAACCCTGTCGGTGCTCAGCGCGCCGCCAGCCCAGCCCAGGGTGATGCTGACCACCTGCCCTGGCGAACAACATGTGCTGGGTTTGCTGATGGCCGAAGCGCTGCTGCGTCTGGCCGCCTGCGATGTGCTGGCCTTTGGTGCCGAAATGCCGCTGACCGACATTGCCCAGGCCGCCCGCAAGCATCAGGTGGATATTCTGGCGCTGTCTTTTTCCCAGTCATACGACGGCAACCCGCTCGACACCCTCGACAGCCTGCGCAGCCTGCTGCCCGATCGCGTCACCCTGTGGGTGGGCGGTGCCGGCTGCCAGACGGTCAAAACATCTGCCGGGCGCTGGCAGGTGTTGCGCAGCCTTAACGAGCTTGAGCCGCTGCTGCACCACTGGCGGCAATGCCATCCGGGCTGA
- a CDS encoding D-2-hydroxyacid dehydrogenase, with product MTSIVFLDRASLPAALPALPLPHHWQDYPNTLPAQLLSHAAGAEVLISNKVALRAEHFAQLPALKLVAVAATGVNQIDLDAARAHGVAVCNVRDYGADAVAEHAMMLMLALSRNLLGYRAAVEAGEWQQAEQFCLYRPPMRDLRGRTLAVLGRGAIGDALADKARAFGMQVIHAERKDATTLRDGYVPFAQALACADVVSLHLPLTDATRQLIGAAELAQMKPDALLINTARGGLVDEAALLAALQAGRLGGAGLDVLSNEPPRDGNVLLSVNRPNLIITPHAAWQGDQALALMAQQLIDNIAAFLRGAPQNRVA from the coding sequence ATGACCTCGATTGTGTTTCTCGACCGCGCCAGCCTGCCGGCGGCGCTACCCGCCCTGCCCTTGCCGCATCACTGGCAGGATTACCCGAACACCCTGCCGGCCCAACTGCTCAGCCATGCCGCCGGGGCCGAGGTGTTGATCAGCAACAAGGTGGCGCTGCGGGCGGAACACTTTGCCCAGCTGCCGGCGCTCAAGCTGGTGGCGGTGGCGGCCACCGGGGTGAATCAGATCGACCTGGATGCGGCGCGGGCGCATGGGGTGGCGGTGTGCAATGTGCGCGACTACGGCGCTGATGCGGTGGCGGAACACGCCATGATGTTGATGCTGGCGCTGTCGCGCAATCTGCTGGGCTACCGGGCGGCGGTGGAGGCCGGCGAGTGGCAGCAGGCCGAACAGTTTTGCCTGTATCGCCCGCCGATGCGCGACCTGCGCGGGCGCACACTGGCGGTGCTGGGACGCGGGGCCATTGGCGATGCGCTGGCCGACAAGGCGCGGGCGTTTGGCATGCAGGTGATCCACGCCGAACGCAAGGATGCCACCACGCTGCGCGATGGCTATGTGCCCTTTGCCCAGGCGCTGGCCTGCGCCGATGTGGTCAGCCTGCATCTGCCGCTGACCGATGCCACCCGGCAACTGATTGGTGCTGCAGAGCTGGCGCAGATGAAGCCGGATGCGCTGCTGATCAATACCGCGCGCGGTGGGCTGGTGGATGAGGCCGCGCTGCTGGCGGCCTTGCAGGCGGGACGGCTGGGCGGGGCCGGGCTGGATGTGTTGAGCAACGAGCCGCCACGCGACGGCAATGTGCTGCTGTCGGTCAATCGGCCCAATCTGATCATCACCCCGCACGCCGCCTGGCAGGGCGACCAGGCGCTGGCGCTGATGGCGCAGCAACTGATTGACAATATCGCGGCATTTTTGCGCGGCGCACCGCAAAACCGGGTGGCCTGA
- the alr gene encoding alanine racemase: protein MTRPIQARIHRDALAHNYTVAKQLSPRSQALAVIKADGYGHGYARVVRALPHADGFAMLNLENAIALRETGEVRPLMMLEGFFDREELLACAAHDIWTSVHSEHQLALLASTPLPRPVSVWLKLNTGMNRLGFRPEVALAVAQRLRALDSVRLTTLMTHFATADDERGIAGQMARFQPVAAALGLPVSVANSAAILRHEAARADFIRPGIMLYGCSPFAGETGEQLGLRPTMTLEADVIGVQTLQAGDEVGYGARFTASGPMRIGVVACGYADGYPRIVPSGTPVQVDGQASGTVGRVSMDMLAVDLTHLPAAGIGSKVVLWGEGVPIETVADAAGTIGYELMCAVAPRVPLVEA from the coding sequence ATGACCCGTCCGATTCAAGCGCGCATCCATCGCGATGCCCTGGCCCACAACTACACCGTGGCCAAGCAACTTTCCCCCCGCAGCCAGGCACTGGCGGTGATCAAGGCTGACGGTTATGGCCACGGCTACGCCCGCGTGGTGCGCGCCTTGCCGCACGCCGATGGCTTTGCCATGCTCAACCTGGAAAACGCCATTGCCCTGCGCGAGACCGGAGAAGTGCGACCGCTGATGATGCTGGAAGGTTTCTTTGACCGCGAAGAACTGCTGGCCTGCGCCGCGCACGATATCTGGACCTCGGTGCACAGCGAACACCAGCTGGCGCTGCTGGCATCCACGCCGCTGCCGCGTCCGGTCAGCGTCTGGTTGAAGCTCAACACCGGCATGAACCGGCTGGGCTTTCGCCCGGAAGTTGCGCTGGCGGTGGCGCAGCGCCTGCGCGCACTGGACAGTGTCCGGCTGACCACGCTGATGACCCACTTTGCCACCGCCGACGATGAACGCGGCATTGCCGGGCAAATGGCACGCTTTCAGCCGGTGGCTGCAGCGCTGGGCCTGCCGGTCAGCGTGGCCAATTCGGCGGCGATTTTGCGCCACGAGGCTGCCCGTGCCGACTTCATCCGCCCTGGCATCATGCTATACGGCTGCTCGCCATTTGCCGGCGAAACCGGCGAACAACTGGGCCTGCGCCCAACCATGACGCTGGAGGCTGACGTCATTGGCGTGCAAACCCTGCAGGCTGGCGATGAAGTGGGCTACGGCGCGCGCTTCACCGCCTCGGGACCGATGCGCATTGGCGTGGTGGCGTGTGGCTACGCCGATGGCTACCCGCGCATTGTGCCGTCGGGCACGCCGGTGCAGGTGGATGGCCAGGCCAGCGGCACGGTGGGCCGGGTGTCGATGGACATGCTGGCGGTGGATCTCACGCATCTGCCTGCTGCCGGTATTGGCAGCAAGGTGGTGTTGTGGGGCGAGGGTGTGCCAATCGAAACCGTGGCGGATGCCGCCGGCACGATTGGCTATGAACTGATGTGCGCGGTGGCACCACGGGTGCCGCTGGTAGAAGCCTAA
- a CDS encoding PLP-dependent aminotransferase family protein: MKPAKTPSLPPQSSSAFRYQEIASRLCAQITAGVYQADSRLPSARTLMAQEQVSLTTAVRALRLLEQDGHAYARHRSGYFVRGHSPETRWNAPVSPPEETLFDGVPVTVNDLVVDMLGQSAVADILPLSSAVLADQLIPQSQLGRVLATVARRSAARSAAHASAPGLFELRCGIARIMNARGVLCGPDDIIITAGDGAAIECALRLVAKPGDSILIESPTYFGLLQAIEMAGMKAVEITTHPQTGIDIPQLQCAIHANRNIACVVLNPTLHNPLGYTMACSQRKKVVDWLAMARIPLIEDDVFHDLYAGDEPVFAMKSYDQQGMVLYCSSFSKVLSPGYRVGWCVPGRFHRQMMNDFLGRNLSISSLPQQVIAEFLRKNYYTPHTAKLRMLFAAQGHKLVSSIEKHFPAHTHISKPDGGFIYWIQLAKPIDMSQFYAASLSAGISIAPGSIFHASGQCNTAFRICLGQPWSPAIDRAIAMLGTLCTRLSAQQHYP; the protein is encoded by the coding sequence ATGAAACCGGCAAAAACCCCCAGCCTACCGCCTCAGTCATCCAGCGCTTTCCGATACCAAGAAATAGCCAGCCGGCTGTGCGCGCAGATCACTGCCGGCGTATACCAGGCCGACAGCCGGCTGCCCTCGGCACGCACACTGATGGCGCAGGAACAAGTCAGCCTCACCACCGCAGTGCGTGCTTTGCGTTTACTTGAGCAGGATGGCCACGCTTATGCACGTCATCGCAGCGGCTACTTTGTGCGTGGCCACTCACCGGAAACCCGATGGAATGCACCTGTCAGCCCCCCGGAAGAAACCTTGTTTGACGGTGTGCCCGTGACCGTGAATGACTTGGTGGTGGACATGCTGGGACAGTCTGCGGTAGCCGATATCCTGCCGTTAAGCTCGGCGGTGCTTGCAGATCAATTGATTCCACAAAGCCAGCTTGGGCGGGTTCTGGCGACAGTTGCCAGGCGTAGCGCAGCACGCAGCGCAGCGCATGCCTCTGCGCCAGGTTTGTTTGAATTGCGCTGTGGGATTGCTCGCATCATGAATGCCCGAGGGGTGCTGTGCGGGCCAGACGACATCATCATTACCGCCGGAGATGGTGCGGCAATTGAATGCGCGTTACGCCTGGTAGCCAAACCCGGCGACAGCATCTTGATTGAAAGCCCTACCTATTTTGGCTTGTTGCAAGCCATTGAAATGGCAGGCATGAAGGCGGTAGAAATCACCACACATCCTCAAACCGGCATCGATATTCCGCAATTGCAATGTGCCATCCACGCCAACCGCAATATTGCCTGTGTGGTGCTCAACCCCACCTTGCACAATCCGCTTGGCTACACCATGGCGTGTTCACAGCGCAAGAAAGTGGTTGATTGGCTGGCGATGGCGCGCATCCCCCTGATTGAAGACGATGTTTTTCATGACCTGTACGCGGGAGATGAGCCTGTATTCGCCATGAAAAGCTACGATCAGCAGGGAATGGTGTTGTACTGCTCGTCCTTTTCCAAGGTGCTGTCTCCTGGCTATCGTGTTGGCTGGTGCGTGCCTGGCCGCTTTCATCGCCAAATGATGAATGACTTTCTGGGCCGTAATCTGTCCATCAGCAGTTTGCCCCAGCAAGTCATTGCTGAATTTCTGCGTAAAAACTACTACACACCACATACCGCCAAACTACGCATGCTGTTTGCCGCCCAGGGACACAAGCTGGTTTCATCCATCGAAAAACACTTTCCGGCCCACACCCATATCAGCAAGCCTGACGGCGGCTTCATTTACTGGATCCAGCTGGCCAAGCCAATCGACATGTCGCAGTTCTATGCCGCCTCGCTGTCTGCCGGGATATCCATCGCACCGGGTTCGATTTTTCACGCATCAGGGCAATGCAACACCGCTTTTAGGATTTGCCTGGGACAACCCTGGAGCCCAGCGATTGACCGTGCCATTGCCATGCTTGGCACACTCTGCACACGCCTCAGCGCCCAACAACATTACCCATGA
- a CDS encoding ammonium transporter yields the protein MKKLIATLCMAGALLTSAPVFAEDAAPPAAAVTAPVATPDAAPAPAPLAGLQLVDASTINSGDTAWVLVSTALVLFMTIPGLALFYGGMVRKKNILSTLMQSFAITALITVLWTLIGYSLAFTPGNGFIGGLDRVLLDGMTYAKEAGKLTVNATLAGTIPESVFMMFQMTFAIITPALITGAFAERMKFSAMLAFMALWSLLVYSPVAHWVWEPGGWMFEKGVLDFAGGTVVHINAGIAGLVCAFVLGKRVGFGREAMAPHNLVLTLVGASMLWVGWFGFNAGSAVAADGRAGMAMAATQIAAGMAALTWMFAEWLAKGKPSVLGIASGAVAGLVAITPAAGFVDPKGALAIGAISGVGCYWGATSLKHMLGYDDSLDAFGVHGVGGIIGALLTGVFAVKEIGAVEGSVLTQLIGVLATVAYSLVMTFVILKVIDLVIGLRVTEEEEREGLDVVLHGERVE from the coding sequence ATGAAAAAACTGATCGCAACCTTGTGCATGGCCGGTGCGTTGCTGACCAGCGCGCCGGTGTTTGCCGAAGATGCAGCGCCTCCCGCTGCGGCGGTGACTGCCCCGGTTGCCACACCTGACGCAGCACCGGCCCCGGCTCCGCTGGCGGGCCTGCAACTGGTGGACGCCAGCACCATCAATTCGGGCGATACCGCCTGGGTGCTGGTGTCCACTGCGCTGGTGCTGTTCATGACCATTCCGGGTCTGGCGCTGTTTTACGGTGGCATGGTGCGCAAGAAGAACATCCTGTCCACCCTGATGCAAAGCTTTGCCATCACCGCATTGATCACCGTGCTGTGGACCCTGATTGGCTACAGCCTGGCCTTCACACCGGGCAACGGTTTCATTGGCGGTCTGGACCGGGTGTTGCTGGACGGCATGACCTACGCCAAGGAAGCCGGCAAGCTGACGGTGAACGCCACGCTGGCCGGTACCATTCCGGAATCGGTGTTCATGATGTTCCAGATGACCTTTGCCATCATCACCCCGGCGCTGATTACCGGTGCCTTTGCCGAACGGATGAAGTTCTCCGCCATGCTGGCCTTTATGGCGCTGTGGTCGCTGCTGGTGTATTCGCCGGTGGCGCACTGGGTGTGGGAGCCGGGCGGCTGGATGTTTGAAAAGGGCGTGCTGGACTTCGCTGGCGGTACCGTGGTGCATATCAATGCCGGCATTGCCGGCCTGGTGTGTGCCTTTGTGCTGGGCAAGCGGGTGGGCTTTGGCCGCGAAGCCATGGCTCCGCACAATCTGGTGCTGACCCTGGTGGGCGCATCGATGCTGTGGGTGGGCTGGTTTGGCTTTAACGCTGGCTCTGCGGTGGCCGCAGATGGCCGCGCCGGGATGGCGATGGCCGCCACCCAGATTGCCGCTGGCATGGCGGCGCTGACCTGGATGTTTGCCGAATGGCTGGCCAAGGGCAAGCCGTCGGTGCTGGGCATTGCCTCGGGCGCGGTGGCGGGTTTGGTGGCCATCACCCCGGCGGCGGGCTTTGTCGATCCGAAGGGCGCGCTGGCCATTGGTGCCATCTCCGGGGTGGGCTGCTACTGGGGGGCCACCAGCCTGAAGCATATGCTGGGCTACGACGACTCGCTGGATGCTTTTGGCGTGCACGGCGTGGGCGGCATCATCGGCGCGCTGCTGACCGGCGTGTTTGCGGTCAAGGAAATCGGCGCGGTAGAAGGCAGTGTGCTGACCCAGCTGATTGGCGTGCTGGCCACGGTGGCCTACAGCCTGGTGATGACCTTTGTCATCCTCAAGGTGATTGATCTGGTGATTGGCCTGCGCGTGACCGAAGAGGAAGAGCGCGAAGGGCTGGACGTGGTGTTGCACGGCGAGCGCGTCGAGTAA
- a CDS encoding YifB family Mg chelatase-like AAA ATPase: MSLARIHSRALAGTDAPEVTVEVHLANGLPSLTLVGLPDTEVRESRERVRAAILLAGLEFPARRITINLAPADLPKESGRFDLPIALGILAAAGHISASLLARHEFVGELALSGELRPIRGALLMAMAASRAGRTLVLPRASAAEAALWPGASLAQADTLLEVCAMLDGRCTLSVPPPPCMRTVRAYPDLADIKGQLAARRALEIAAAGRHSLLLSGPPGTGKSMLAARLPGILPDMGEDEALEVAAVRSLSANGLDPEQFWMRPFRSPHHSASAPALVGGGSNPRPGEISLALHGVLFLDELPEFDRKVLDMLREPLETGRITISRAARQVDFPARFQLIAAMNPCPCGYHGHPSGRCRCSPEQISRYRLRISGPLLDRIDMRIDVPSLPAQDLQRAAPGEASAVVRERVAHAFARQLARQGCSNAELQGSTLDQVATPDEEGAGLAALAIERFHLSGRAYHRILRLARTIADLDGDGVAQITARHIAEAIQFRRGL; this comes from the coding sequence GTGTCACTGGCGCGCATCCATAGCCGGGCACTGGCCGGCACCGACGCCCCGGAAGTGACCGTGGAAGTCCATCTGGCCAACGGCTTGCCGTCGTTGACCCTGGTTGGGCTACCGGACACCGAGGTGAGGGAAAGTCGCGAGCGGGTGCGCGCCGCCATCTTGCTGGCCGGGCTGGAGTTTCCCGCCCGGCGCATCACCATCAACCTGGCACCGGCTGATCTCCCCAAGGAATCTGGCCGGTTTGACCTGCCGATTGCACTGGGCATTCTGGCCGCCGCCGGGCATATCAGCGCCAGCCTGCTGGCCCGGCATGAATTTGTTGGCGAGCTGGCGCTCAGCGGCGAATTGCGCCCGATTCGCGGCGCATTGCTGATGGCGATGGCCGCCAGCCGGGCTGGACGCACCCTGGTGTTGCCGCGCGCCAGCGCCGCCGAAGCCGCCTTGTGGCCAGGGGCCAGCCTGGCTCAGGCCGATACCCTGCTGGAGGTATGCGCCATGCTGGACGGGCGCTGCACCCTGAGTGTGCCGCCACCGCCCTGCATGCGCACCGTCCGCGCCTACCCGGACCTGGCCGATATCAAAGGCCAGCTGGCCGCCCGGCGCGCACTGGAAATTGCCGCTGCGGGTCGCCACAGCCTGCTGCTGTCCGGGCCGCCCGGCACGGGCAAATCCATGCTGGCTGCCCGCCTGCCCGGCATCCTGCCGGACATGGGCGAAGACGAAGCGCTGGAAGTGGCTGCCGTGCGCTCACTCAGCGCCAACGGCCTGGACCCGGAACAGTTCTGGATGCGACCCTTCAGAAGCCCGCATCATTCCGCATCGGCCCCGGCGCTGGTGGGCGGGGGCAGCAATCCGCGCCCCGGAGAAATTTCCCTGGCGCTGCACGGCGTGTTATTTCTGGACGAACTGCCCGAATTTGACCGCAAGGTGCTGGACATGCTGCGCGAACCGCTGGAAACCGGGCGCATCACCATTTCACGCGCCGCCCGCCAGGTGGATTTTCCTGCCCGCTTTCAGTTGATAGCTGCGATGAACCCCTGCCCCTGCGGCTACCACGGCCATCCCTCCGGGCGCTGCCGCTGCTCGCCCGAGCAGATCAGCCGCTACCGCCTGCGTATCTCTGGCCCACTGCTTGACCGCATCGACATGCGCATCGACGTGCCCAGCCTGCCCGCACAAGACCTGCAACGCGCCGCGCCAGGCGAAGCCAGCGCCGTGGTGCGCGAACGGGTGGCGCACGCCTTTGCCCGGCAACTGGCCCGCCAGGGCTGCAGCAATGCCGAACTGCAAGGCAGCACCCTCGACCAGGTGGCCACCCCGGATGAAGAAGGCGCAGGCCTGGCCGCGCTGGCGATTGAGCGCTTTCACCTGTCGGGCCGCGCCTACCACCGCATCTTGCGCCTGGCGCGCACCATTGCTGACCTGGATGGTGATGGGGTGGCCCAGATCACGGCCAGGCATATTGCCGAGGCCATCCAGTTTCGCCGTGGCTTGTAG
- a CDS encoding M48 family metallopeptidase translates to MTIRVFWGALSLLAALTSLPAQALDLGNLAGGLIELTKAATLTDSDAKALAFEASRYQDSKHQVAPATHPYAQRLSRMVRGLQQEDGLVLNFKVYLTPELNAFAMADGTVRVYSGLLDKMQDDEVRFVIGHEIGHVKLGHSKKAMQVAYAASGVRGLAAGSGYQTIAQLSASAIGGLAEVLVNAQFSQSQENAADLYAVDFMRRHGYPPAAAVSALRKLQALGGDSASMLSSHPASADRVSRVEAALKAR, encoded by the coding sequence ATGACAATCCGTGTTTTTTGGGGCGCGCTTAGCCTGCTGGCGGCGCTGACCAGCCTGCCGGCGCAGGCGCTGGACCTGGGCAATCTGGCCGGCGGGCTGATTGAGCTGACCAAGGCGGCCACGCTGACCGACAGCGACGCCAAGGCGCTGGCATTTGAAGCCTCGCGCTATCAGGACAGCAAGCACCAGGTGGCACCGGCCACACATCCGTATGCCCAGCGCTTGTCGCGCATGGTGCGCGGCTTGCAGCAGGAAGATGGGCTGGTGCTGAATTTCAAGGTGTACCTGACCCCGGAGCTCAACGCCTTTGCCATGGCCGACGGCACGGTGCGGGTTTACAGCGGCTTGCTGGACAAAATGCAGGATGACGAGGTGCGCTTTGTCATCGGCCATGAAATTGGCCATGTAAAGCTGGGTCACTCGAAAAAAGCCATGCAGGTGGCTTACGCTGCGTCAGGCGTGCGCGGGCTGGCCGCCGGCAGTGGCTATCAGACCATCGCCCAGCTTAGCGCCTCGGCGATTGGCGGGCTGGCCGAAGTACTGGTCAATGCCCAGTTCTCGCAATCACAGGAAAACGCCGCCGACCTGTACGCGGTGGATTTCATGCGCCGGCACGGCTATCCACCTGCGGCGGCGGTGTCGGCCTTGCGCAAGCTGCAGGCGCTGGGCGGTGATTCAGCCAGCATGCTGTCGTCGCACCCGGCGTCGGCAGACCGCGTCAGCCGGGTGGAAGCCGCGCTGAAAGCACGGTAG
- a CDS encoding FKBP-type peptidyl-prolyl cis-trans isomerase has protein sequence MSQTELLIEDLTVGEGSEAVSGKEVTVHYTGWLTDGEKFDSSKDRKQPFTFPLGAGHVIKGWDQGVVGMKVGGVRKLTIPAALGYGARGAGGVIPPNATLVFEVELLSVD, from the coding sequence ATGAGCCAAACAGAACTGTTGATTGAAGACCTTACCGTGGGTGAGGGCAGCGAAGCCGTCAGCGGCAAGGAAGTGACCGTGCATTACACCGGCTGGCTGACCGATGGCGAGAAGTTTGATTCCAGCAAGGATCGCAAGCAGCCGTTTACCTTTCCGCTGGGCGCGGGCCATGTGATCAAGGGCTGGGATCAGGGCGTGGTGGGCATGAAGGTGGGTGGGGTGCGCAAGCTGACCATTCCGGCTGCACTGGGCTACGGCGCACGTGGCGCTGGTGGGGTGATTCCGCCCAATGCTACTCTGGTGTTCGAGGTGGAATTGCTGTCGGTTGACTGA
- a CDS encoding accessory factor UbiK family protein, which translates to MLSQKLFDEISAKIGDTLAASPAKDLEKNLRSLMGSAFTKLDLVTREEFDVQQEVLARTREKLEQLEARLAKLEALVLPPQAVAEAAPVEAEAEQAAQGHS; encoded by the coding sequence ATGCTGAGCCAAAAACTGTTTGACGAAATCAGCGCCAAGATTGGCGATACCCTGGCGGCCAGCCCGGCCAAGGATCTGGAAAAAAACCTGCGCAGCCTGATGGGCTCGGCGTTCACCAAGCTAGACCTGGTCACCCGCGAAGAATTTGACGTGCAGCAGGAAGTGCTGGCCCGCACCCGCGAAAAGCTGGAGCAGCTGGAAGCCCGGCTGGCCAAGCTGGAAGCACTGGTGCTGCCACCACAAGCCGTGGCCGAGGCTGCGCCGGTGGAAGCTGAGGCCGAACAGGCTGCGCAAGGTCATTCCTGA